From one Streptomyces sp. CA-210063 genomic stretch:
- a CDS encoding ATP-binding cassette domain-containing protein, translated as MTLISLRHAHVRYGPLEALHGLTLAAPGPGLTVLLGRNGSGRTTALRALAGTVPLSGGAVVWDGADVTRVPAYERARRGLVLVPERRAVFGSLTVRENLELAAPDISYALDAYPQLEPLLPRRAGTLSGGEQRMLALSRALSARARVVLVDEPAQGMSPPVAARTYELLSGLDACVVVAEQRLPPGLRGVPAVLVYELRRGVVAFGGEASEMP; from the coding sequence ATGACCCTCATCTCCCTCCGCCACGCCCACGTCCGCTACGGCCCCCTGGAGGCCCTGCACGGCCTCACCCTCGCCGCCCCGGGCCCCGGCCTGACCGTGCTCCTCGGCCGCAACGGCTCCGGCCGTACGACCGCGCTGCGGGCCCTCGCCGGCACGGTCCCGCTCTCCGGCGGTGCCGTGGTGTGGGACGGGGCCGATGTCACCCGGGTGCCCGCGTACGAGCGCGCCCGGCGAGGCCTCGTCCTCGTCCCCGAGCGGCGGGCCGTCTTCGGCTCGCTCACCGTGCGGGAGAACCTCGAACTCGCCGCACCGGACATCTCGTACGCCCTGGACGCCTATCCGCAGCTCGAACCGCTGCTCCCCCGCCGTGCCGGCACCCTCTCCGGCGGCGAACAGCGCATGCTCGCCCTCTCCCGCGCCCTGTCGGCCCGCGCGCGTGTCGTCCTCGTCGACGAGCCCGCCCAGGGCATGTCACCGCCGGTCGCGGCCCGCACGTACGAGCTGCTGAGCGGCCTCGACGCCTGTGTGGTCGTCGCCGAACAGCGCCTGCCGCCGGGGTTGCGTGGGGTCCCGGCCGTCCTCGTGTACGAACTCCGGCGCGGGGTAGTAGCGTTCGGCGGCGAGGCGAGCGAAATGCCGTGA
- the cmk gene encoding (d)CMP kinase — protein sequence MERATVIVAIDGPSGTGKSSTSKAVAAQLGLSYLDTGAQYRAITWWMVSNGIDIEDPSAIAAVAGKPDIVSGTDPSAPTITVDGTDVAGPIRTQEVTSKVSAVSAVPEVRARITELQRSIASGAENGIVVEGRDIGTTVLPDADLKIFLTASPEARAARRSGELKGADVHATREALLKRDAADSSRKTSPLAKADDAVEVDTSDLSLQQVIECVVTLVEEKRAGK from the coding sequence GTGGAACGCGCCACAGTGATCGTTGCCATCGACGGCCCCTCCGGCACGGGCAAGTCGAGCACCTCGAAGGCCGTGGCCGCGCAGCTCGGGCTGAGCTACCTGGACACGGGCGCCCAGTACCGGGCGATCACCTGGTGGATGGTCAGCAACGGCATCGACATAGAGGACCCCTCGGCGATCGCCGCGGTGGCCGGGAAGCCGGACATCGTCTCCGGCACCGACCCGTCGGCACCGACGATCACGGTCGACGGCACGGACGTCGCCGGGCCGATCCGCACCCAGGAGGTCACCTCCAAGGTCAGCGCCGTCAGCGCCGTACCGGAGGTGCGGGCCCGGATCACCGAGCTGCAGCGTTCCATCGCCTCCGGCGCGGAGAACGGCATCGTCGTCGAGGGCCGCGACATCGGTACGACCGTGCTGCCGGACGCCGACCTGAAGATCTTCCTCACCGCCTCCCCGGAGGCCCGAGCCGCCCGCCGCAGCGGTGAGCTGAAGGGCGCCGACGTCCACGCGACCCGCGAGGCCCTCCTCAAGCGGGACGCCGCCGATTCCAGCCGCAAGACCTCGCCGCTCGCCAAGGCGGACGACGCGGTCGAGGTGGACACCTCGGACCTCAGCCTCCAGCAGGTCATCGAGTGCGTCGTCACCCTCGTCGAGGAGAAGCGGGCGGGGAAGTGA
- a CDS encoding prephenate dehydrogenase gives MRTALVIGTGLIGTSAALALAQRGVTVHLSDYDPEQARTAAALGAGTDEEPGGPVDLAIVAAPPAHVAATLADAMRRGLARGYLDVASVKGGPRRELEELGLDLSAYIGTHPMSGREKSGPLAATGDLFEGRPWVLTPTRDTDTEVLNLALELVSHCRAVPVVMDADAHDRAVALVSHMPHLVSSLVAARLEHAEEAAVRLCGQGIRDVTRVAASDPRMWIDILSANPGPVADLLADVSADLDETVQALRALQASDEAKRREGVTGIEDVLRRGNAGQIRVPGKHGSAPRAYEVVAVLIDDQPGQLARIFADAGMAGVNIEDVRIEHATGQQAGLVQLMVEPKAAVVLTGALRERGWAIRQ, from the coding sequence GTGAGAACCGCACTCGTCATCGGCACCGGGCTGATCGGCACCTCCGCCGCCCTCGCCCTCGCCCAGCGCGGTGTGACCGTCCACCTGAGCGACTACGACCCCGAGCAGGCCCGTACGGCGGCCGCGCTCGGCGCCGGCACCGACGAGGAGCCCGGCGGCCCGGTCGACCTCGCGATCGTCGCGGCCCCGCCCGCGCATGTGGCCGCGACCCTCGCCGACGCGATGCGCCGGGGTCTCGCGCGCGGCTACCTGGACGTGGCCTCCGTCAAGGGTGGCCCGCGCCGTGAGCTGGAGGAGCTGGGCCTCGACCTCTCCGCCTACATCGGCACGCACCCCATGTCGGGCCGCGAGAAGTCAGGCCCGCTGGCCGCCACCGGCGACCTCTTCGAGGGCCGCCCCTGGGTGCTCACCCCGACCCGGGACACCGACACCGAGGTCCTGAACCTCGCCCTGGAGCTGGTCTCGCACTGCCGGGCCGTCCCGGTGGTCATGGACGCGGACGCCCACGACCGGGCCGTCGCCCTGGTCTCGCACATGCCGCACCTGGTCTCCAGCCTGGTGGCCGCCCGGCTGGAGCACGCGGAAGAAGCCGCCGTGCGGCTGTGCGGGCAGGGCATCCGGGACGTGACCCGGGTCGCGGCCTCCGACCCGCGCATGTGGATCGACATCCTCTCCGCCAACCCCGGTCCCGTCGCCGACCTGCTCGCTGACGTCTCCGCCGATCTCGACGAGACCGTCCAGGCCCTGCGCGCCCTCCAGGCGTCCGACGAGGCCAAGCGCCGCGAGGGCGTCACCGGCATCGAGGACGTCCTGCGCCGCGGCAACGCCGGCCAGATCCGTGTCCCCGGCAAGCACGGATCCGCTCCGCGCGCCTACGAGGTCGTGGCCGTCCTGATCGACGACCAGCCGGGTCAGCTGGCCCGCATCTTCGCCGACGCGGGCATGGCCGGCGTCAACATCGAGGACGTCCGGATCGAGCATGCCACCGGGCAGCAGGCCGGTCTGGTGCAGTTGATGGTGGAGCCGAAGGCGGCGGTCGTGTTGACCGGGGCGTTGCGGGAGCGAGGGTGGGCGATTCGGCAGTAG
- a CDS encoding ABC transporter substrate-binding protein — translation MRHRARAAESAAVGLLLLLATACGSRLPESDFERRDATTAAPQSVEPLRVGIITSVTSPVGGAAFTGPRDGAKAYFAALNARGGIDGRRVEVRECDDGGSGVGNNECVHQLVEEDGVVALVATTALDYAGASRVAHARVPDIGGQPIGPAYDTYPHLYSVYGSLAPRNGTTGWDGKQYGGTEVYRYFKREHGARTAAVVSYNQSASAAYARLVVQGLKAEGYEVVTEQVDFALPNFRAAAADIKEQGADLVFDAIDSHGNARLCQAMDEVGAEVTAKVTNVQNWTSTVAEDYKDAPRCRNALWATGSSRNHEDDGDEAVREFRDATKGLNTHSQWQLEGWAAAMWFTDAARACAGSQDGVTRACVDRFMNRDEPYSADGLLLPVRFERLAEPPKTRRTCVSVARWQDGKGWVSQGDMNDNCFDVPQLPYRP, via the coding sequence ATGCGACACCGGGCCCGGGCTGCTGAGTCCGCCGCCGTAGGCCTGCTGCTTCTGTTGGCCACGGCCTGCGGCAGCCGGCTCCCGGAGAGCGACTTCGAGCGCCGGGACGCCACCACCGCAGCCCCGCAGAGCGTGGAGCCCCTGCGCGTCGGCATCATCACCAGCGTCACCAGCCCGGTCGGCGGCGCCGCGTTCACCGGGCCGCGCGACGGGGCGAAGGCCTACTTCGCCGCCCTCAACGCGCGCGGCGGCATCGACGGCCGCCGGGTCGAGGTGCGGGAGTGCGACGACGGGGGCAGCGGCGTCGGCAACAACGAGTGCGTGCACCAACTCGTCGAGGAGGACGGCGTGGTGGCCCTCGTCGCCACCACCGCCCTCGACTACGCGGGCGCCTCCCGCGTCGCCCACGCGCGCGTGCCCGACATCGGCGGCCAGCCCATCGGCCCGGCGTACGACACCTATCCGCACCTGTACAGCGTCTACGGCAGCCTCGCGCCCCGGAACGGCACGACCGGCTGGGACGGGAAGCAGTACGGCGGCACCGAGGTCTACCGCTACTTCAAGCGCGAGCACGGCGCCCGCACCGCCGCCGTGGTCTCGTACAACCAGTCCGCGTCGGCCGCGTACGCGCGGCTGGTCGTCCAGGGGCTGAAGGCCGAGGGCTACGAGGTGGTCACCGAGCAGGTCGACTTCGCGCTGCCCAACTTCCGCGCGGCCGCCGCCGACATCAAGGAGCAGGGCGCCGACCTGGTCTTCGACGCCATCGACAGCCACGGCAACGCCCGGCTCTGCCAGGCGATGGACGAGGTCGGCGCCGAGGTCACCGCCAAGGTCACCAACGTGCAGAACTGGACCTCCACCGTCGCCGAGGACTACAAGGACGCCCCGCGCTGCCGCAACGCCCTGTGGGCCACCGGGTCGAGCCGCAACCACGAGGACGACGGCGACGAGGCCGTACGGGAGTTCCGGGACGCGACGAAGGGTCTGAACACGCACTCCCAGTGGCAGTTGGAGGGCTGGGCGGCCGCGATGTGGTTCACGGACGCGGCGCGAGCGTGTGCCGGGAGCCAGGACGGTGTCACGCGCGCGTGCGTCGACCGGTTCATGAACCGCGACGAGCCCTACAGCGCCGACGGGCTGCTTCTCCCCGTCCGCTTCGAGCGGCTCGCCGAGCCCCCGAAGACCCGCAGGACCTGCGTGTCGGTGGCCCGCTGGCAGGACGGGAAGGGGTGGGTGAGCCAGGGGGACATGAACGACAACTGCTTCGACGTACCGCAGCTGCCCTACCGGCCCTGA
- the der gene encoding ribosome biogenesis GTPase Der produces MNDQFPSEHEHGELGDAEYAEFMELAAEEGFDLEDVEGAIGEAGHGPLPVLAVVGRPNVGKSTLVNRIIGRREAVVEDKPGVTRDRVTYEAEWAGRRFKVVDTGGWEQDVLGIDASVAAQAEYAIEAADAVVFVVDAKVGVTDTDEAVVRLLRKANKPVVLCANKVDGPSGEADATALWSLGIGEPHPVSSLHGRGTGDMLDAVLEALPEAPEQSFGTAVGGPRRIALIGRPNVGKSSLLNKVANEERVVVNEIAGTTRDPVDELIELGGVIWKFVDTAGIRKRVHLQQGADYYASLRTAAAVEKAEVAVILIDASESISVQDQRIVTMAVEAGRALVIAYNKWDTLDEERRYYLEREIETEFGQIAWAPRVNVSARTGRHMEKLVPAIETALAGWETRVPTGRLNAFLGELVAAHPHPVRGGKQPRILFGTQAGTKPPRFVLFASGFIEAGYRRFIERRLREEFGFEGTPIHISVRVREKRGKKK; encoded by the coding sequence ATGAACGACCAGTTTCCCTCCGAGCACGAGCACGGAGAGCTTGGCGACGCCGAGTACGCGGAGTTCATGGAGCTCGCCGCGGAAGAGGGCTTCGACCTCGAGGACGTCGAGGGCGCGATCGGTGAGGCGGGCCACGGCCCGCTGCCTGTCCTCGCCGTCGTCGGCCGCCCGAACGTCGGCAAGTCGACCCTCGTGAACCGCATCATCGGCCGCCGCGAGGCCGTCGTCGAGGACAAGCCCGGCGTCACCCGCGACCGTGTCACCTACGAGGCCGAGTGGGCGGGCCGCCGCTTCAAGGTCGTCGACACCGGTGGCTGGGAGCAGGACGTCCTCGGTATCGACGCCTCCGTCGCCGCCCAGGCCGAGTACGCCATCGAGGCCGCCGACGCGGTCGTCTTCGTCGTTGACGCCAAGGTCGGCGTCACCGACACCGACGAGGCCGTCGTCCGGCTGCTCCGCAAGGCCAACAAGCCCGTGGTGCTCTGCGCCAACAAGGTCGACGGCCCGAGCGGCGAGGCCGACGCCACCGCTCTGTGGTCCCTCGGCATCGGCGAGCCGCACCCGGTCTCCTCGCTGCACGGCCGAGGCACCGGCGACATGCTGGACGCCGTCCTGGAGGCCCTGCCGGAGGCGCCCGAGCAGAGCTTCGGCACGGCGGTCGGCGGCCCCCGCCGTATCGCCCTGATCGGCCGCCCGAACGTGGGCAAGTCCTCGCTCCTCAACAAGGTGGCGAACGAGGAGCGCGTCGTCGTCAACGAGATCGCGGGCACCACCCGTGACCCGGTCGACGAGCTGATCGAACTCGGTGGCGTCATCTGGAAGTTCGTCGACACGGCGGGCATCCGCAAGCGCGTCCACCTCCAGCAGGGCGCCGACTACTACGCCTCGCTGCGCACCGCGGCGGCCGTCGAGAAGGCGGAGGTGGCCGTCATCCTCATCGACGCCTCCGAGTCCATCTCGGTCCAGGACCAGCGCATCGTGACCATGGCGGTCGAGGCCGGCCGCGCGCTGGTCATCGCGTACAACAAGTGGGACACCCTCGACGAGGAGCGCCGCTACTACCTGGAGCGGGAGATCGAGACCGAGTTCGGTCAGATCGCCTGGGCGCCCCGGGTCAATGTCTCGGCGCGCACCGGCCGTCACATGGAGAAGCTGGTCCCCGCGATCGAGACGGCCCTCGCCGGCTGGGAGACCCGCGTCCCGACGGGCCGTCTGAACGCCTTCCTCGGTGAGCTGGTCGCCGCCCACCCGCACCCGGTCCGGGGCGGCAAGCAGCCCCGTATCCTCTTCGGCACCCAGGCCGGCACCAAGCCCCCGCGCTTCGTCCTTTTCGCCTCCGGTTTCATCGAGGCGGGCTACCGCCGCTTCATCGAGCGCCGTCTGCGCGAGGAGTTCGGCTTCGAGGGCACCCCGATCCACATCTCGGTGCGGGTGCGCGAGAAGCGCGGCAAGAAGAAGTAG
- a CDS encoding LysM peptidoglycan-binding domain-containing protein — protein sequence MSDCADTTRGSARKTRTTAVLAGAALLAPLGLLAVTGSAAAADSGVWDRIAKCESGGNWRINTGNGYYGGLQFAAATWRAYGGTAYAATADQASKAQQIAIATKVQRAQGWGAWPTCARRAGAYGSAPAAPSTGSASPQSTRSAPSSAPSRSSSHPDRGSSRGDYTVRQGDTLSGIATRHGTTWRQVYAANKAVIGGDPNLIVPGQRLDL from the coding sequence ATGTCCGATTGTGCCGATACCACGCGCGGCAGCGCTCGAAAGACGCGTACGACGGCGGTCCTCGCCGGGGCGGCACTCCTCGCCCCGCTCGGACTCCTGGCCGTCACCGGCAGCGCCGCGGCGGCCGACAGCGGAGTGTGGGACCGCATCGCCAAGTGCGAGAGCGGCGGCAACTGGCGCATCAACACCGGCAACGGCTACTACGGCGGCCTCCAGTTCGCCGCCGCCACCTGGCGGGCCTACGGCGGCACGGCCTACGCGGCCACCGCCGACCAGGCCTCCAAGGCCCAGCAGATCGCGATCGCCACGAAGGTCCAGCGCGCCCAGGGCTGGGGAGCGTGGCCCACCTGCGCCCGGCGCGCCGGAGCGTACGGCAGCGCGCCGGCCGCGCCCTCCACCGGCTCGGCCTCCCCCCAGTCCACCAGATCGGCTCCGTCGAGCGCGCCGTCGCGGTCCTCCAGCCACCCGGACCGCGGCTCGTCCCGCGGCGACTACACCGTCCGCCAGGGCGACACACTGAGCGGCATCGCCACCCGGCACGGCACGACCTGGCGGCAGGTCTACGCCGCCAACAAGGCCGTCATCGGCGGTGACCCCAATCTGATCGTGCCCGGGCAGCGACTCGACCTCTGA
- a CDS encoding ABC transporter permease subunit: MASLTYDLTLAGLSVGSAAALTGIGLIVTYRATGVLNFAHGAIAMVCAYLLRQFTVEWGRPLWLGASVTLLVVAPALGLALERFVFRPLAVLGGDPAQTLVASIGVFVLLVGGAALLWGQGARADAPTVVSADPWVPLAVAVAVAAAVGAATRWTRFGRELRAVVDDRSLAVLGGIDADRVAAAGWAFGSFTAGLTGVLLAPYVRLDPYGLPLLVMEVVAVAVAARMRSLPVAVVVALGIGIAQSQLTRLHPSGWAEPLLQAVGANLFVVALLVAALVLPGVGTRDALPRTATARVETPAGVWIVAVLLFLIPLGFAGRDLHTSVQVPALGVILLSLVVVTGRGGQISLGQAAYAGLGALFTALLSAGRFPYFTVLPELTSLLVAVLLVAPLGLLTGWPAISRRGLALALATFAVGVGVSRFVFAQPYATSGLTLTRPAGFEGDRAYYVLELGLLALALLVTRALRRGRTGRALAAMRDHEAGASAAGVRVPSLKLTAFVAGAALAALGGGLLAMGVRAFDPAAYDPVRGLLWFAAIVVLGADSTLGALAAAALLVGLDAGTKGGVAAAVIGVLAVLVGRFPGGPYEAVRAGVLRLRPGAVRGTEPAAGQRARLTPVGVRVRERVRAGARAGAARQRPTALAGATATAGASAADGRAAKAGQDAGDATAPAVAAADGWARAGSAEGAGQDMDGRSNGREPTEGGSANSGTHAADTTDTGRRRGGPGRRRTPTGSGLSPRGEGTPTEGMPNEGTPGGAPQEGATQDGATQDGATQDGATQDGATQDGARQGEGTPGGAPQSETTPGEATPSRATPDEGTPSRATPDEATPYRATPDEGTPSRATPDGATPYRATPGEATPGDRRPSGAEPMQRGGEQSGKPDHTPDQLSARHPDTRTGHGPPVSPNHPPRPASGHVPPAGPNHPPRPGPVAGPAPVDGATHTPHPTPPPTPSLRARHLHVRYGEFTALDGVDLDVLPGRVSAVVGPNGAGKSTLFHCLAGTLRPVQGRVSFGGRDITRLPAHARTRLGIARTFQQLAVFPSLTVAENVRVGAEQGRVADPGAVERALRLFGLDGPVRMSPAAGLPTGTLRRVELARALAGSPRVLLLDEPAAGLDTGEVAALTRVLRALADDGTALLVVEHDLDLVADLADVVHVMAAGRIVTSGPADHVLRSLDPLDPAVER; this comes from the coding sequence ATGGCGTCGCTGACGTACGACCTCACGCTGGCCGGGCTCTCGGTGGGCAGCGCGGCGGCCCTCACCGGAATCGGCCTGATCGTGACATACCGGGCCACCGGCGTGCTGAACTTCGCGCACGGGGCGATCGCGATGGTGTGCGCGTATCTGCTGCGCCAGTTCACCGTGGAGTGGGGCCGGCCCCTGTGGCTCGGCGCCTCGGTGACCCTGCTGGTCGTGGCCCCCGCCCTCGGCCTGGCCCTGGAACGTTTCGTCTTCCGCCCGCTCGCCGTCCTCGGCGGCGACCCCGCGCAGACCCTCGTGGCCTCCATCGGCGTCTTCGTCCTGCTCGTCGGCGGGGCCGCGCTGCTGTGGGGACAGGGGGCACGGGCCGACGCTCCGACGGTGGTGTCGGCCGACCCGTGGGTCCCGCTGGCGGTGGCCGTGGCGGTCGCCGCGGCCGTGGGTGCGGCGACGCGCTGGACCCGCTTCGGCCGGGAGCTCCGCGCCGTCGTGGACGACCGTTCTCTCGCCGTCCTGGGCGGCATCGACGCCGACCGGGTGGCCGCCGCGGGCTGGGCGTTCGGCTCCTTCACGGCGGGCCTGACGGGCGTCCTGCTGGCCCCGTACGTACGCCTCGACCCGTACGGCCTGCCGCTCCTGGTGATGGAGGTGGTCGCCGTGGCGGTCGCCGCCCGGATGCGCAGCCTGCCGGTGGCCGTGGTGGTGGCGCTGGGCATCGGGATCGCCCAGAGCCAGCTGACCCGGCTCCACCCGTCGGGCTGGGCGGAGCCGTTGCTCCAGGCGGTGGGCGCCAACCTCTTCGTCGTGGCCCTCCTGGTCGCGGCCCTGGTCCTGCCCGGCGTCGGCACGCGCGACGCCCTGCCCCGTACGGCGACCGCGCGGGTGGAGACACCCGCCGGGGTCTGGATCGTGGCGGTCCTGCTGTTCCTGATCCCGTTGGGCTTCGCGGGCCGGGACCTGCACACGTCCGTCCAGGTGCCCGCGCTGGGCGTGATCCTGCTCTCCCTGGTGGTGGTGACGGGCCGGGGCGGCCAGATCTCCCTCGGCCAGGCGGCGTACGCGGGCCTGGGCGCGCTCTTCACGGCGCTGCTGTCGGCCGGCCGCTTCCCCTACTTCACCGTGCTCCCCGAACTGACCTCCCTGCTGGTGGCCGTACTCCTGGTGGCCCCCCTCGGCCTGCTGACCGGCTGGCCCGCCATCAGCCGCCGCGGCCTGGCCCTGGCCCTGGCGACGTTCGCGGTGGGCGTCGGAGTGAGCCGCTTCGTCTTCGCCCAGCCGTACGCGACGTCGGGCCTCACGCTCACCCGACCTGCGGGCTTCGAGGGCGACCGCGCGTACTACGTCCTGGAGTTGGGGTTGCTGGCGCTGGCCCTGCTGGTCACCCGCGCCCTGCGCCGAGGCCGTACGGGCCGTGCCCTCGCCGCCATGCGGGACCACGAGGCGGGGGCGTCGGCGGCGGGGGTACGCGTGCCGTCGTTGAAACTCACGGCCTTCGTGGCCGGCGCCGCCCTCGCCGCCCTCGGCGGCGGCCTGCTCGCCATGGGCGTCCGCGCCTTCGACCCCGCCGCCTACGACCCCGTCCGCGGCCTCCTCTGGTTCGCCGCGATCGTCGTCCTGGGCGCCGACAGCACCCTCGGCGCCCTCGCGGCGGCCGCCCTCCTGGTCGGGCTGGACGCGGGCACGAAGGGTGGCGTGGCGGCCGCGGTGATCGGCGTCCTGGCGGTGCTGGTGGGCCGCTTCCCCGGCGGGCCCTACGAGGCGGTGCGCGCGGGGGTCCTACGCCTGCGGCCGGGTGCCGTGCGCGGGACCGAGCCGGCAGCAGGGCAGCGGGCCCGGCTGACGCCGGTGGGAGTACGAGTCCGCGAGCGGGTACGGGCAGGCGCCCGGGCCGGGGCGGCTCGACAGCGTCCGACCGCGTTGGCTGGGGCGACGGCAACGGCGGGGGCCTCGGCAGCGGACGGACGCGCCGCAAAGGCGGGGCAGGACGCCGGCGACGCCACGGCACCGGCGGTCGCCGCGGCGGACGGCTGGGCACGAGCAGGGAGCGCGGAAGGGGCAGGACAGGACATGGATGGCCGGTCCAACGGCCGAGAACCCACCGAAGGCGGGTCCGCGAACAGCGGCACTCATGCCGCCGACACCACGGACACCGGCCGAAGACGAGGCGGCCCCGGTCGACGGCGGACCCCGACCGGGTCCGGGCTCTCGCCGCGGGGCGAGGGGACACCGACCGAGGGAATGCCGAACGAGGGAACACCGGGCGGAGCGCCGCAGGAGGGAGCGACGCAGGACGGAGCGACGCAGGACGGAGCGACGCAGGACGGAGCGACGCAGGACGGAGCGACGCAGGACGGAGCGAGGCAGGGCGAGGGGACACCGGGCGGAGCACCCCAAAGCGAGACGACACCGGGCGAAGCGACCCCGAGCCGAGCGACACCGGACGAGGGCACACCGAGCCGAGCGACACCGGACGAAGCAACCCCGTACCGAGCGACACCGGACGAGGGCACACCGAGCCGAGCGACACCGGACGGAGCAACCCCGTACCGAGCGACGCCGGGCGAGGCAACGCCTGGCGACAGGCGGCCAAGCGGGGCGGAGCCCATGCAGCGGGGCGGGGAGCAGTCCGGCAAGCCGGATCACACGCCGGATCAGCTGTCCGCCCGGCACCCCGACACCCGCACCGGGCACGGCCCCCCGGTCAGCCCGAACCACCCTCCCCGACCCGCCTCCGGGCACGTCCCCCCAGCCGGCCCCAACCACCCTCCTCGGCCGGGGCCGGTCGCCGGGCCCGCCCCGGTCGACGGCGCCACGCACACCCCGCACCCCACCCCTCCTCCCACCCCCTCCCTCCGAGCCCGCCATCTCCACGTCCGCTACGGCGAGTTCACCGCTCTCGACGGCGTGGACCTCGATGTCCTGCCCGGCCGGGTCAGCGCGGTCGTGGGTCCCAACGGGGCCGGGAAGAGCACCCTGTTCCACTGCCTCGCCGGAACACTGCGGCCCGTGCAGGGGAGAGTGAGCTTCGGTGGGCGGGACATCACGCGGCTGCCCGCGCATGCCCGCACCCGGCTCGGTATCGCTCGGACCTTTCAACAGCTGGCCGTTTTCCCGTCATTGACCGTGGCCGAAAATGTTCGGGTGGGCGCTGAACAGGGGCGGGTCGCCGATCCCGGGGCCGTGGAGCGGGCGTTGCGGCTGTTCGGCCTTGACGGGCCGGTGCGGATGTCGCCGGCCGCCGGGCTGCCGACCGGGACGCTACGGCGGGTCGAGTTGGCGCGGGCACTCGCCGGAAGCCCCCGGGTGCTGCTGCTCGACGAGCCCGCCGCCGGGCTCGACACAGGCGAGGTGGCCGCCCTCACCCGCGTGCTCCGCGCCCTCGCGGACGACGGCACGGCCCTGCTGGTCGTCGAGCACGACCTCGACCTCGTCGCGGACCTCGCGGACGTCGTGCACGTCATGGCGGCGGGCCGGATCGTCACCTCCGGCCCCGCCGACCACGTCCTGCGCTCACTCGACCCCCTTGACCCGGCGGTCGAACGATGA
- a CDS encoding lysophospholipid acyltransferase family protein, which produces MRRHPRRGEAGGEVSESSLDRTPSVEAPSARGAEVGRRIGVGLMYGLWKPRVLGAWKVPTTGPVIFAVNHSHIVDGPMVIGVAPRASHFLVKKEAFVGPFGPFMHATGQLKVDRSTADRTAITRALAVLANGGVLGIFPEGTRGEGDFASLRAGLAYFAVRGNAPIVPVAVLGSSDRRGRLLKALPPLRSRIDVVFGDPFEAGDGSGRRTRKALDEATERIQKHLSAHLDHARRLTGRR; this is translated from the coding sequence GTGCGTCGTCACCCTCGTCGAGGAGAAGCGGGCGGGGAAGTGAGCGAGTCCTCTTTGGACCGGACTCCCTCGGTCGAGGCTCCCTCGGCACGAGGTGCCGAGGTCGGCCGACGCATCGGTGTCGGCCTGATGTACGGGCTGTGGAAGCCGCGCGTGCTGGGCGCCTGGAAGGTCCCCACGACCGGCCCGGTGATTTTCGCCGTCAACCACTCCCACATCGTCGACGGTCCGATGGTCATCGGTGTCGCGCCCCGGGCGTCGCACTTCCTGGTCAAGAAGGAGGCGTTCGTCGGTCCGTTCGGCCCGTTCATGCACGCCACCGGCCAGCTGAAGGTCGACCGCTCGACCGCCGACCGTACCGCCATCACCCGGGCGCTGGCCGTCCTGGCCAACGGCGGGGTCCTCGGCATCTTCCCGGAGGGCACCCGGGGCGAGGGTGACTTCGCCTCACTGCGCGCCGGCCTCGCGTACTTCGCGGTGCGCGGGAACGCCCCGATCGTCCCGGTCGCCGTACTGGGAAGCTCCGACAGACGCGGACGGTTGCTGAAGGCGCTGCCCCCGCTGCGCTCCCGCATCGACGTCGTCTTCGGCGACCCGTTCGAGGCGGGCGACGGCAGCGGCCGGCGTACGCGCAAGGCGCTCGACGAGGCCACCGAGCGCATCCAGAAGCACCTCAGCGCGCATCTGGACCACGCCAGGCGGCTCACGGGCCGCCGGTAA